The sequence below is a genomic window from Phycodurus eques isolate BA_2022a chromosome 6, UOR_Pequ_1.1, whole genome shotgun sequence.
CATGTATGATATCACATATTTGAAGACGACAAATTACCTGTCTCGTCCACGGTCCCTGTCTCTGTAGTCATAGGAAGAACCCCGCCTCATAGTTACCCAACAAACCACGCAGAGCGTTCGCTAGTTAATCTGTTCGACAAGTCTTTTTGCGCCGTAATTTAGCACAGAAGCACGATTATTTTACCTGTAAACACGCTAAACTAACTCCGCACACAAATAACACGCTTTGTGACTAAAATTACGAGTAAAATTTGTCTCGCTAAGTTTTGACGCGTCACGTAACGCAGGCTAAACGTAACGTATCCCTACGCTCTTGATTTCCCCCCGCTCTCTTTTGAGACTTAGTGTCAACTGGTTATGCGGCGTATCTCCACAATTGGAGGGATAGCTGCGTATAAATATTTGCGTAGTCATAATAGTGAATGTAATTCGTTATCCCTTTTCACCAGAGGGTGTCACACTGTCTGACATCTTAAATTACAGCGTAGAAGAAGTCTTTCAGGGACAGGAGGTTGTCGGTCCCTTAATTTTAGATATTGAGCTAAATATGTAGTCGCTAGTCTATAAATTAGTACGTTAATTCGTTGATTTAAGGGACATGCCTTTGCTCATTCAAAATATAGTTGTGGAACGTATCACCTCGACCGCAGAACTCTTCGACAAATATCAACATTTGCAGGTCGGTTTGTACAGTTTGGGTAAACGAAGATGTCACCACCAATCAACAATAACAATGTTTCTTGTAATAACATCTGCTACTGTACTACTAATAcattagtttttaaaatgtcagcagTTTGTCATAATCAGACTCATGAATGGTGACATGCAGTATGCGTGCATGTGCTTTCCATTAACTTAAATTGTGTTAAATGTGGATGAGATttagtcatggaaaaaaaacattcaagggTGATTTATATTGCTTTTCATTCTGTTATATGTGTACCTATTTTATGTAATGAAACTTACATCATCCCTAAGGGTAGAGCCGCAGAACCACTTGGTCTGATGTACTGTGACAAATACTTTTGCTTCAATATCTTTGCACATAACAGGAGAATGCAAAAGCCTTTCGATCCCAGCCGCTCACTGACGTTGACCCCAAGTGCCTCCTGTATGTCCAACAGAGAGAGTTTGCTGCGACGACACCAGCAGATGGTAAGGAAATAACTGTtacttgtaaaattattttggtgTAATGCTTCTAGTAGCATTACCTCTAGTAGAAGTGTCTCTAGTAACTGCAGATTGTTGACAGccagacaacaaaaaacattgattcATTGTTTTGTGAGGTTGACTACATGGTAAAAGCCCAAACGTTTCAGATTTCATTTAACACTTTAGTCTTATCTGTTATGCCAGATAGTGTTTCAGTGATTGGATCTGAGGATGCCACCACCTGCCATTTGGTTGTGCTACGGCATACAggtaaaagatgtttttttttttttttttttctgttttgtgtcCACTTTCAACTTTCATTTGAGTTTAAATCATGTTTCTCATTGTTAGGAAGTGGAGCTGCTTGCTTTGCTCACTGCGATGGTTCCAACACTTGCGCTGAAGTCCCCCTCTTTATCAAATCAGTCACATCGCTGAGTACCTGTTGTAATGAGGGCAGGTATGAAAAGAACATGCAGTAAAATTTGTAATTCATTTCCTTAACCACCTAATTCCTCCAAGTAGGCTTGAACTCCATCTTGTTGGTGGCTTTAAGGATGAGGCAATGACATCCCATGAACTCAGCCTTAACATACTAGGTATTGTCCAATTCACTTAACCTGATGATGCCCTGATACTTaatagtaggctttacacgatcaggatttttggggccgatcaccaatcagcaagttttaaaaaaacgataaccgatcaccgatccgatcacaagatcgAGCAATGTGTTGagatgacttgttcatttattgtatatagttgtgtatactgagtatcttaaagtattctatagcattttagacaaaagttaaacatcAGTGACCTCTAGGGGCCATTCAAGGAtaggccactgacataaatttaggtcaaattaacattacaacatgacagaaataatgggtgttaacctactgtaattaaattactttattgcaattaaattactttaacaaatactgttaatgacatgcttactctaactttctcactatcccggctatatggacgtgtgttgtccagagtttgcgtctgtttggcttttcctttttttttttctctctctctctctctctccatgctGCGTtgcttgtgtacattcttcaagtgcctgatcaaatttgttgtgttgaagcatttagatgacgttccccatgacgtacttcagttgtgcacagactgcaaataacttgcgtgttgtttgtctgagacaccacaAAATAgtccgacgacgtgttttttttcaccgacaagattgaaaaaactttattggccatcagatagttacagtactacgccacaagatgcgtgacaaggctaaaaataaactagcttttggattcatacacgacggcgacgtggagtaaatgcttttgcgatgacgtcattgagcgaatcggcgaattatgacttGAAAGCTGATCGGtttatcagcataaaatgctaattattggccaataccgatcaaaccgatcagatcggtgtaaagtctacttaaTAGCAATAAAATTATACTGAACATAAAGGTCTCTCTTCATTTTATAGCAGCCTTCCAACAGCTAAAAGATGATATCCATCTGGAAACATGTTGCATCACAGGTAACCTAATGTGACTATTACATATTGGTCACAAATTTCATCATCCCTGTCTCATCTATTGttctttgctcttttttttccccagaaatgAATGATGTAGTCCTCAATGCTGTTCATAGACCGGCAGTTTATGGTGTTGGTATGTATATGCCACACAGGAAGTAATGCTGTTTTAAATGCATGCTACTTCAATAACCTTTATCGTTGTGTTTTCAAGCTGTAAATGTTAAAACAGGCAAAGTGTTCCCTGCTAATTTCCCTTATAAAggaccagcagaggcgctgcgGTCAGCACGCACCTTCACAGGGGGACAGGTACCGTAAACATCTcaattgtgaaaatgaataaaccTATTCAAGAAACCTTTAGCTACTAAATGCCAAGTTTTCAGTCTCACTGTCAAAATGAAACCACTCTCAATCAATGGAATAATGTTTTGATTCTTGTACAGATGGTTGACATTTATGACTCTAGTCGAGGACTTGTAAAAGTCGGCCCTTGCAAGTGGTCTCCCAATATGGGTATTGCCTTTTGGTTGTCACAAGATGATGCCATTATCTTAAAGGTAAATAATCTATAAACAGCTGTTATGATCAGGAATTCAAGGTTTGTCTAGTGGGTGCCCCCCAGTGTGTATATTAAgcattgcatttttgttttctgcttAGTACTTGTCTACATCGCCAAAGGCTGAGCCACCAGACTTTGTCCATCACATCAAATCCACAATCCAGTTCCTCCTAAAGCACCCAAACTCTGACAGTCTCTTCCCTGGGGGTCAGCCACAGCTCTACCACAGGACTGAGAGCGGTGAATGGGAGAGTGTTGCTTCTCAAGTTGATTCTTGATTGATTGTTTTGGACCATGCAATCACCGTCTGCTTTTGTCATCGTGTCTTAAACTGGACCTCACATCAATCGAAAGGCTGTCATAACTCATCTGGCTGGCCCAGTAGAGAAGTAGGCACACAAACTACAGTCTATCTTTGTCTGATGAAGGTATGTTGCCACTTGTGTGAGCTGATGTAAAACCTGAACCTTCAATCTCCTGTATCATgttgacttttttgttgttttttgtctttttggaaaTTGATAAAATCATTTTACCACCTAGCACATATTGGTTGACAAAACATCACTGACGGATAGCAAAGTTATATGCACCTTGAAAATACTAATACATACTACtaataaataaagtgcttaataaATGTCTTAGACCACTTGCCATCAAGTAACGAGGAGACCATCCGCCACCATGAAGTACTCAAATGCACTCTTTCAATATCAGTGAGCTGCTGATGAGACAGGAATGAGGAAGTAAATATAATTTCTTAGTTAAATAATATAGGGCGGAacagtggaagactggttagcacatctgcctcacagttctgaggacccgggttcaaatgccGGCCTCCCGtgtgggagtttgcatgttctccctgtgcattgcgtgggtttcctcccacatcccaaaaaacatgcatggtaggttaattgaagacctatttgcccataagtgtgaatgtgagtgtgaatggttgtttgtctatatgtgccctgcgattggctggcgagcagttcagggtgtaaccctaGTAAgggtaagcggtatggaaaatggatggaaataatgtacttcagatatttttatttttttatggattaaaaaaaatatcaaattttaGCATTAAAATGTTTCTGTTAAAAAGCTCCTACATAATTGTTTACCAACTGAATTTAGCATCGACTTTACATTGTGTGGTGGTctaataaattatttgtatcatttCATTTAATGGGGTAAATGAAGGAATGGCATTTAAGACATTTAAGAGAAATGTGTACATAATGCACCTGTGtatgaaaatgaaacatgacgacACAAGCAAGATTAACCAAACTGCACAAAATACGTTCACCTTCCTGGTGGGAGTATGGCTGTCAATTAGCTGGTACTGAATGTTTTAAAAGGCCATTAATTTGGGTAattgattttaatttaaaaaataataaaatgcttgTTTAAATGTAATGAATTTTAATAAATGCCTGTATAAATTGTGTTTGCTTAAATAAATTTAATCAGTCCtataccaaaaaaaattgtcaagagGATACATTCAAATATAGCTAGCAGCTGATAGGAGTGTAATGTTAATGGGCATACAGTCTGCATGTCGGTTTCACCTTGGCTTTAATAttaacacacatgcacgcgacgcgttattaggaatcctgctcgtgttctaggcaggacacgccccacctcaacatgattggctcatGCATCGCGGCAAGGGCAGGCTACCCAGGTGGAGTGAGATGACCATTCAAAAATCAAAACTATCGTTTGTTATACTGTAGTTAGTTTTTGGTATATAGATGGGTTAGTGTGAGGGTGGGTTCCGGTTAGTGGGGTTCATATTAACGCCACCAGACTAAAGTCACGTACTTTAAATGgaatacaacagccaatcatattgaAGCAACCTGTTTCGTccagccagtaatattggagcggGGCGTGTTCTGCCTCGAACACAAGTGAGAATCCTAACAAGGCACCCaggaatggtcgccagccaaccgcagcgTCTTCTCCCGTCTGGGTTGCTAATCATCCCGCCCAAAAGTAGAGCGAGCCAATCCAAATCGAATATGGGCCCGGAGCCCGCCCCAATGTCTTGCCGCTTGTCAAGTGGACCATTCTCCGAGTACTGGATCTCGTTAAGGCCATATATTGTTCTATCGTATAATATTTATCTCATTTGTTCGTATTGTGAGCGTTCTCCATCGGACGTATTCTGTTATTCTCATGCCGGGAAGCTCATTGGGTAGATGTGACGCACGTCATTTGTCTTGGCATGGCGTGAATGGTTGCCAATCGTCGATTTGCATTTTGGCGTCGGTGAGAGTCATTTCCATCCATGATGCAAGTTAATTGTGGCGCC
It includes:
- the ntan1 gene encoding protein N-terminal asparagine amidohydrolase encodes the protein MPLLIQNIVVERITSTAELFDKYQHLQENAKAFRSQPLTDVDPKCLLYVQQREFAATTPADDSVSVIGSEDATTCHLVVLRHTGSGAACFAHCDGSNTCAEVPLFIKSVTSLSTCCNEGRLELHLVGGFKDEAMTSHELSLNILAAFQQLKDDIHLETCCITEMNDVVLNAVHRPAVYGVAVNVKTGKVFPANFPYKGPAEALRSARTFTGGQMVDIYDSSRGLVKVGPCKWSPNMGIAFWLSQDDAIILKYLSTSPKAEPPDFVHHIKSTIQFLLKHPNSDSLFPGGQPQLYHRTESGEWESVASQVDS